A genomic stretch from Rubripirellula reticaptiva includes:
- a CDS encoding sugar kinase: MSGLNIPSGEKAIDFCALGALVHRLDPGVIPFRTANNFEVHVSGGEYNCAANLSSCFGLKTAVATAMVNNPIGELIQRQVAAMGVKPFYKHFKHDGVRGPNMATVYSDRGQGVRAPVVFYNRANEAGGMLKPGDFDWDKMFAGGVRWVHSGGIFAALSETTAEVVIEMMEAAGRAGAIRSFDLNYRAKLWDTIGGLAKGQEMMAKIVKNVDVLIGNEEDLQKGCGIKGPDVEEKSDGKLDPKNFFKMIGDAVEKFPNVKAVATTLREVHSTNRHSWSAVLWYDGKEYIAPTAELDVIDRIGGGDGFASGLIYGLINGRTPEESLKLGWAHGALLTTFTGDVSRAILPEVEAFAEGGSARVQR; this comes from the coding sequence ATGAGCGGACTGAACATTCCTAGCGGCGAAAAAGCAATCGATTTCTGTGCACTCGGTGCATTGGTTCACCGTCTTGATCCGGGCGTGATCCCGTTTCGCACCGCTAACAATTTTGAAGTCCACGTATCCGGTGGCGAATACAACTGCGCCGCTAATTTGTCATCTTGCTTTGGTTTGAAGACCGCCGTTGCTACGGCTATGGTCAACAACCCGATCGGTGAATTGATCCAGCGCCAAGTCGCGGCGATGGGGGTCAAGCCGTTCTACAAGCACTTCAAGCACGACGGTGTTCGTGGCCCTAACATGGCGACCGTTTACAGCGATCGCGGTCAAGGCGTTCGTGCCCCGGTTGTGTTCTACAACCGAGCCAACGAAGCGGGCGGAATGCTGAAGCCAGGCGACTTTGACTGGGACAAGATGTTTGCCGGTGGCGTGCGTTGGGTTCACAGCGGCGGGATCTTTGCAGCATTGTCGGAAACCACCGCCGAAGTCGTGATCGAAATGATGGAAGCCGCCGGCCGCGCCGGTGCAATTCGTTCGTTCGACCTGAACTATCGCGCCAAGTTGTGGGACACCATTGGTGGTCTGGCGAAGGGCCAAGAAATGATGGCCAAGATCGTCAAGAACGTCGACGTTCTGATCGGTAACGAAGAAGACCTGCAAAAGGGTTGTGGCATCAAGGGACCAGACGTCGAAGAAAAGTCAGACGGAAAGCTGGACCCCAAGAACTTCTTCAAGATGATCGGCGATGCGGTCGAGAAGTTCCCCAACGTCAAAGCGGTCGCGACAACGTTGCGAGAAGTCCACTCGACCAACCGGCACTCGTGGAGTGCCGTGCTTTGGTACGACGGCAAAGAATACATCGCACCGACTGCCGAACTGGACGTGATCGATCGCATCGGTGGCGGTGACGGATTCGCGTCGGGCTTGATCTACGGCTTGATCAACGGACGCACGCCCGAAGAATCGCTGAAGCTGGGCTGGGCCCATGGCGCTTTGTTGACGACCTTCACCGGCGACGTCAGCCGAGCGATCCTGCCAGAAGTCGAAGCTTTCGCCGAAGGCGGCAGTGCACGAGTTCAACGCTAA